Below is a window of Gossypium hirsutum isolate 1008001.06 chromosome A12, Gossypium_hirsutum_v2.1, whole genome shotgun sequence DNA.
aattttaaaCTGATTAAATTAAGAAGTAATACAAACTAATCAAACTAATTgaacaaacaattaaattaatttttttatttttaataattttttaattaaatcagttGAACGGATGAAACCAGTAAATTACTTATCTAATCGGTTATCCATAGATGCCAGTTGATTTCAGTCTTATCATCCATCCGCCCAATCCACTATTCTGAATTTCAGTGAACCAAAAAGTAGGCCTAGCTCTCTGAGGCTACCATGCTTCAAACTCGGCCGAAAAGTCcgattcatgtatatatattttaaaaaggaaaaaccttagtaattgaagaaaaataaaaaatagttatgtTGGAATTACGTCGGataaataaatgagaaaaataaagaactGTGGCAACATAATTTCAAGCATATCCAGCTTGACATTTAACAACAATTCCATGGCAAACGCAGACTCAAAGTATCATCAAGTAAAACAATATGACATTGCAAATATTATCACTTTGAGATTCAGTTCAATAACATGAACGATGCAATATGTTCTCGGAACTGAATGAATTTAGCGTATGGGCTGAGATTATGGACAAAAAATATTCTGGGTAAATAGTAGGAAAAAAGAATACGAACAATGAACACTCTTTATCTGACGATAAAAGATGATACTATGAACAAATTGAAAAAACCAAAACCAGATGCTCCAATGGTATATGAAAATGATAAGACATTGCTTACAGCTCAATTTACATGCATGAGATCACCCCCCCCCCAacccaaaatataattttgataagcgcaaaataatatatttgtataaCCTATGGATTGAATAGAGAAGTATTCAGAATCTACAGCAAAGGAAGCCCTGTCTCCAACCTCGGTGCTTCCTGTAATGTCTCCTCTCAGCTTTTGCCATTCTTACCGGGCTGCTATTCCATTCAGATTGCAATCTGTAGGAATGAACAATATCCAAGCAGCCTATGATTAGTTTTGGGTTGGATATGAAGGACAAGTTATGTGCAAGAAACGAATGGTACTTACATGAAGGACAAGTTATGTGCAAGAAACGAATGGTACTTACATAGGGAAGGCAAAAGAACGAGTGCTTGTTGTGCTGCTATCTGATCTATGAGAGAGACTGCCTGAATATGCTATTGGCCCAGAGTAAGTTATTAGACCTGCAGCAGAGAAACTACACTCTCCATAGCCGCGTTGAAGATTGCTCGACAAAAGCTGATCAGCTGGATCTTCCACCTTGGGCGTACTTCCACTTGCAAGAGGTTCAAGATCAAGATTGTGGCAACAACGATCTTTGCTGCTTGTTTGTGCAGAGGAATCAGATACCTCATCGACAATTCTGCTGCCGGTTGATTCCTCAGAAGCAGAGGCCAGAACAGGACTGATCAAGGTAGCTTCCCATTTCCCATGCTCGGATTCTTCAGCTGCAGAAACCAAGGCAGGAGCTGAGAGAATTGCCTCCTCATTGCCATTGTTTGATTCCTCAACTGGAGAAACCAAAGCAGGCATCACTGTCGCTTCCTTTTCTCTCGAGTTCTACATGCAAATAGAAACATATCATGTTACTTCCTAAAATGTGAACCCTCTCCTCCTGAACAATCAGTATACATAATGGATATTCATAGATTTCTAATATAAATACTGTCATACTTGTTTTCTTTAAGCATAGAGGTACATTTTCATTGGAATTTCAGTATAATACATCAACATTTTAGTaactttgattaattaaaatttacctGAAAGTTCTGTTGTTGGGTTCCATCACTTCTGCAATCGGAACACACAATTTCAGCTTTCACTGTGCTCATTTCTGACATCAAAAGTAACTCTCCAAGTCCAAGGGTATACAACTTTTTGGAGACGTCTTCTGTAATCATTTTCACTGCATCTTCCTTCATTTCCCTTGATAAAATCAAATCCTTAGAATCACATTGATATGGAATTCCCTTGTTAGACTCACTTTCTTCTAGTAAGGAAACATCTTGTATACATGTATCAGCATCAAGTTTTTTCTTCGTGCTGCATTTATCGTCAATATCCTTGCCAGATTGATTTCCTTCAGGATGGGCTTTCAAGTTTTCTTTCACTAGTTGAGCTTCTAGATCCATTTCGGAAGGCAAAAACTTCTCATTCGCACCACTGTCAAACAAAAACTTGTCCTTTGTCAAGACTCCATCATCAATACAGATATCCTTGACAACATGATATGTACTCTCTTTATAACAAACTACCAATTCAGGCAAATTAGACTCCATCACACTTCTATTCAAATAAAAAACCGAGTCCTGAATTGAATCCATATTCTTTGAGAAATGAGAGTTTGATCTCACGAAATCTGTGACCTCCGTTTCGTTATCAAAGGAAAAGTCATTTACGCTCGTGCAATACTCCGTTCTGATTTTCCTTCGGCTTTTAGTCCAACCAAATCCAGACGCTTTTCTTTGTTCTCAAAAGGTTCTATGTCAACCAAGTATGAATAAGGCTGTAAGTCATTCTTGTAGCCTATTGTTGAATAGAAGAGCACTTGTTCATTATCTGCAAGTACaataaaatattcaataaaacCTGTGACCTTCGTAT
It encodes the following:
- the LOC107934767 gene encoding uncharacterized protein isoform X2; the encoded protein is MTFPLITKRRSQISGANEKFLPSEMDLEAQLVKENLKAHPEGNQSGKDIDDKCSTKKKLDADTCIQDVSLLEESESNKGIPYQCDSKDLILSREMKEDAVKMITEDVSKKLYTLGLGELLLMSEMSTVKAEIVCSDCRSDGTQQQNFQNSREKEATVMPALVSPVEESNNGNEEAILSAPALVSAAEESEHGKWEATLISPVLASASEESTGSRIVDEVSDSSAQTSSKDRCCHNLDLEPLASGSTPKVEDPADQLLSSNLQRGYGECSFSAAGLITYSGPIAYSGSLSHRSDSSTTSTRSFAFPILQSEWNSSPVRMAKAERRHYRKHRGWRQGFLCCRF
- the LOC107934767 gene encoding uncharacterized protein isoform X1, with protein sequence MDSIQDSVFYLNRSVMESNLPELVVCYKESTYHVVKDICIDDGVLTKDKFLFDSGANEKFLPSEMDLEAQLVKENLKAHPEGNQSGKDIDDKCSTKKKLDADTCIQDVSLLEESESNKGIPYQCDSKDLILSREMKEDAVKMITEDVSKKLYTLGLGELLLMSEMSTVKAEIVCSDCRSDGTQQQNFQNSREKEATVMPALVSPVEESNNGNEEAILSAPALVSAAEESEHGKWEATLISPVLASASEESTGSRIVDEVSDSSAQTSSKDRCCHNLDLEPLASGSTPKVEDPADQLLSSNLQRGYGECSFSAAGLITYSGPIAYSGSLSHRSDSSTTSTRSFAFPILQSEWNSSPVRMAKAERRHYRKHRGWRQGFLCCRF